The genomic region GCCGGCTGGCCGATGGGCAAGCACGGCGCGTTCACGCTCAATTCCAACCATGAGATGTACAGCGGCGCCCATGGCTATTTCGCCGAACTCAATGCACGTTTCCCGGTACAACAGGGCACCAGCTACTTTGCCCTTTATAACGATGACTGGCTGATCATCGGCCTGGATTCGGCCTATGCCGCCGCACCGCTGAACCTATACATGGACGGCACCCTGAACCCGCAGCAGATCGACTGGATGAAGACCCTGCCCAAGCGCAGCAGGCTGATGGTGCTCAGTCACCACCAGGGGTTCGACATCTCCGGGCACAACCCGAACGGCTTGTACACGCAGGTCTGCGATGCCCTGGGGCGGGTGCCGGACTACTGGTACTGGGGGCATTTGCACAATGGCATCGTCTATGCCGAGCAAGGTGGTCTGAAAGCCCGTTGTGCCGGGCACGGGGCGATTCCCTATGGCGTGACCAGCGAATTGGACGGTAATGACCGGGTGCTGTTTTCCGAGACGTGCAATGCCGGCGACCCGGATTATCCGGAGCGGGTGCTCAATGGCTTCGTGAAGATCCGGCTGAATGGGCCGAACATCATCGAGGAGTTCATTGGCGAGGATGGTTCGGTGAGGTGGGCGTCACACGGATAGGGTATTGCAGGGCGATGTCGGAATCGGCTTGCTGGCGACTAGGGCCAGCAAGTCTTGTGGTGTTGTTGTGGGTGGGGGAGGCCGGTCTGGCGCTTTCGCGGCAGTTCGGCGCCCCGACAAGCCCTGCTCTTAGCCGTTGACCGGCACGCCCTTCAGGTACGGCGCAGGCTCTGCCCCGAGGTTGCTCAGCATGCGCTCGCTGTACCAGTCGATGAAGTTGACCACGCCGAACTCATAGGTCTTGGAGTACGGACCCGGCTGGTAGGCCGTGGAGTTGATGCCACGCTGGTTTTCCTCGGCCAGGCGGCGGTCCTGGTCGTTGGTCGCGTCCCATACCTGGCGCATGCGGGTCACGTCGTAGTCGACACCTTCGACCGCGTCCTTGTGCACCAGCCACTTGGTGGTGACCATGGTTTCCTGGGCGCTGATCGGCCATACGGTGAAGACGATGATGTGGTCGCCCATGCAGTGGTTCCACGAGTGCGGCAGGTGCAGGATGCGCATCGAGCCCAGGTCCGGGTTCTTGATCCGGCCCATCAGTTTCTTGCAGCCCGGCTGGCCGTCCATGGTCATCGACACGGTGCCCTTGAGCAGCGGCATGCGCACGATGCGGTTACGCAGACCGAAGCTGGCGTGGGCGTAGGGGATCTTCTCGGCGTCCCAGGCGGCGGCGGAGGCGGCCACGTGGTCCTTGAATGCCTGGTCGGCGCGCGGATCGGTGACGTCGTCCCACTCCAGCAGGGTTTTCAGCAGTTCCGGGTGAGAGCCGTTGCAGTGGTAGCACTCACGGTTGTTCTCGATCACCAGTTTCCAGTTGGCCTTTTCCATCAAGGTGGTCTGTACCGCCACCTTGGTGTTCTCCATGTCGTAGGGTTCCATGTAGTGGCTCAGGGTGTTGAGGAACTCGTCGATCGGTGGTGGGTTCTCGGCCAGGCTGATGAAGATGTAGCCGCCAGCGGTCTTCACATTGACCGGCTTGAGGCCGTACTGCTTCATGTCGAAGTCGGCGCCCATCTCGGTGCCGGCGAACAGCAGGCGGCCATCGAGCTCGTAGGTCCACTGGTGATAGGGGCAGACCAGCTTGGCGACCTTGCCCTTTTCGCCGGTGCACAGGCGCGAGCCACGGTGCCGGCAGACGTTGTGGAAGGCGTGGACCACGCCATCGGCACCACGGATGACGATGATCGGGTTCTTGCCGATCTGCAGCGTCAGGTAGTTGCCTTTGGTCGGGATCTCGCTGGTCATGCCGGCGATCAGCCATTCCTTGTGGAAGATCTCCTGCATGTCGATGTCGAACAGGCGGTCGTCCGAATAGAATGGTTGCGGCAGGGAAAAGGTTCGCTCGCGCTCCTGCAGCATCTGTGCGGTGGCCTTGCGTGCGGGCTCCAGTGGGTCGCCCAGGCTCAGTGTGGTGGTGGTGTCCATCGATTGTGTCCTCATGGCCATACGGTGTGGCCGACGAATATTGGCTAAGTGGTCGATGCTGCGGGCTCGTACCACACGGTTGCGACGCAAGACGAAATACAGCGGGTCATTTGCGACGGAGTGTGGGGCTGGCAGCGACGCGGACCTTATCCATGGGCGACATGGCCGAATCCGTTCCCGACGCGCAAGCCCCGGTCGTTGGGGGCTGGTCGCGATAAGTATGCCAATGTCGCGAATAGGTAAACGAAGCCTTCGGGCCTTGCGCAGAATCGCCTCCATAAGAGCCGACAGTCGGCGGTGGAGAACAACATGTCGAACAATTTCCTGAATCCGGTAACGACCCAGACCTGGGCCAATGGTCGGCATATCGTGCGTTGCGTGAAGGTCATCCAGGAAACCTGGGATGTGCGTACCTTCTGTTTCATGGCCGATCAGCCAATCATGTTCTTCTTCAAGCCGGGGCAGTTCGTCACGCTGGAGCTGGAAATCGAGGGGCAGCCGATCATGCGCTCCTACACCATCTCCAGTTCGCCGTCGGTGCCCTACAGTTTTTCGGTGACCATCAAGCGCGTACCGGGCGGCAAGGTTTCCAACTGGCTGCATGACACCCTGCACGAAGGCCAGGAGCTGGCGGTGCACGGTCCGGTGGGGCTGTTCAACGCAATCGACTTCCCCAGCCCCAAGGCCCTCTACCTCAGCGGCGGTGTCGGCATCACCCCGGTGA from Pseudomonas asplenii harbors:
- a CDS encoding metallophosphoesterase; this translates as MSLSHLEHELAKIRVRLSGLKARLELSWKKLVNDIEPEEFQAIQQLLQRGHDQAQYVLEHGELPSDEPVVPWELSHGLSILHLGSAQALPTSEAQLPTRVLKDGTLLGCRKWELLDLLWSEALIKWIENLRRHATFVTTPTVIRIDHDVILAIAGDWGTGPFDSHAPAVSVANQMSLVQADFSIHLGDVYYAGTGSEEGVDMAGWPMGKHGAFTLNSNHEMYSGAHGYFAELNARFPVQQGTSYFALYNDDWLIIGLDSAYAAAPLNLYMDGTLNPQQIDWMKTLPKRSRLMVLSHHQGFDISGHNPNGLYTQVCDALGRVPDYWYWGHLHNGIVYAEQGGLKARCAGHGAIPYGVTSELDGNDRVLFSETCNAGDPDYPERVLNGFVKIRLNGPNIIEEFIGEDGSVRWASHG
- the gbcA gene encoding glycine-betaine demethylase subunit GbcA, whose amino-acid sequence is MDTTTTLSLGDPLEPARKATAQMLQERERTFSLPQPFYSDDRLFDIDMQEIFHKEWLIAGMTSEIPTKGNYLTLQIGKNPIIVIRGADGVVHAFHNVCRHRGSRLCTGEKGKVAKLVCPYHQWTYELDGRLLFAGTEMGADFDMKQYGLKPVNVKTAGGYIFISLAENPPPIDEFLNTLSHYMEPYDMENTKVAVQTTLMEKANWKLVIENNRECYHCNGSHPELLKTLLEWDDVTDPRADQAFKDHVAASAAAWDAEKIPYAHASFGLRNRIVRMPLLKGTVSMTMDGQPGCKKLMGRIKNPDLGSMRILHLPHSWNHCMGDHIIVFTVWPISAQETMVTTKWLVHKDAVEGVDYDVTRMRQVWDATNDQDRRLAEENQRGINSTAYQPGPYSKTYEFGVVNFIDWYSERMLSNLGAEPAPYLKGVPVNG